In the genome of Xanthobacteraceae bacterium, one region contains:
- a CDS encoding FAD-dependent oxidoreductase, producing MNFRNPSRRDILAGLGATAFSPFASRISFAQGFPTNPDVAIVGSGPAGLSAARTLAAAGKTFVVLEADDRKGGRANTDTTTFPGIAFDRGCAWIHSADRNPMLPVAKENGFTLQQHDDALDHVWYGREKFSDSDTKSIKKLTQEIVEANSKEAKRRDGAVSEIRPIRSKVEQATATAMGPMDMAVDFNNLSIRDYDDQAELEPNYLVKEGFGAVVAKFGESVPVSLETPVNRIKYSRQGVQLETPKGTVSAKYAIVTCSTGALQSGYIKWDPVLPEWKETAIHNIPMALLAKIPLLLDGERFGLKPFEDILLEQPGKQDIYFICHPFEFPMMIGFVGGDFAWNLTAQGRDAAVDFASSALNRVFGEKASSHIVKADFTQWPRNPWIRGAYSAALPGHFSARAALKRPLADKVYFAGEAVAGEFAQTCGGAVLVGAEVANAVIKRLK from the coding sequence ATGAATTTCCGCAATCCGTCGCGGCGCGACATTCTTGCCGGATTGGGCGCGACCGCGTTCTCTCCGTTTGCGAGCAGGATTTCCTTCGCGCAGGGTTTTCCCACCAATCCCGATGTCGCGATTGTCGGCTCCGGTCCTGCCGGTCTGTCGGCGGCGCGTACGCTCGCGGCGGCGGGCAAAACCTTCGTCGTGCTGGAAGCGGACGACCGCAAGGGCGGCCGCGCCAACACCGACACCACGACATTTCCCGGCATTGCATTCGACCGCGGCTGCGCATGGATTCATTCCGCAGACCGCAACCCGATGCTCCCGGTCGCGAAGGAAAACGGCTTCACGCTGCAACAGCACGACGATGCGCTGGATCATGTCTGGTATGGGCGCGAGAAATTTTCCGACTCCGATACCAAGAGCATCAAGAAGCTGACCCAGGAGATCGTCGAGGCGAATTCCAAGGAAGCGAAACGCCGCGACGGCGCCGTTTCAGAAATCCGCCCCATCCGTTCGAAGGTGGAGCAGGCGACCGCGACCGCGATGGGTCCGATGGACATGGCGGTCGATTTCAACAACCTCTCGATCCGCGACTACGACGATCAGGCCGAACTGGAGCCGAATTATCTGGTGAAGGAAGGCTTCGGCGCGGTGGTCGCAAAGTTCGGGGAAAGCGTGCCGGTCTCGCTGGAGACGCCGGTGAACAGGATCAAATACAGCAGGCAGGGCGTGCAACTGGAAACGCCAAAGGGCACGGTGAGCGCGAAGTACGCGATCGTCACTTGCTCCACCGGCGCGTTGCAATCGGGCTACATCAAGTGGGACCCGGTGCTTCCGGAATGGAAAGAGACCGCGATCCACAATATCCCGATGGCGCTGCTTGCAAAGATCCCGCTGCTCCTGGACGGCGAGCGCTTTGGCCTGAAACCGTTCGAGGACATCCTGCTGGAACAGCCCGGCAAGCAGGACATCTATTTCATCTGCCACCCGTTTGAATTCCCGATGATGATCGGTTTCGTCGGCGGTGACTTCGCGTGGAATCTGACCGCGCAGGGCCGCGATGCGGCGGTGGATTTTGCGTCTTCCGCGCTGAACCGCGTCTTCGGCGAGAAGGCGAGCAGCCACATCGTGAAAGCCGACTTCACGCAATGGCCGCGCAATCCGTGGATACGCGGCGCGTATTCGGCGGCGCTGCCGGGACACTTCTCCGCGCGTGCCGCGCTGAAGCGCCCGCTTGCTGACAAGGTTTATTTTGCAGGCGAAGCGGTGGCTGGCGAGTTCGCGCAGACCTGCGGCGGCGCGGTGCTGGTCGGCGCGGAAGTCGCGAACGCGGTGATCAAGCGGCTCAAGTGA
- a CDS encoding DUF2059 domain-containing protein, whose product MISVAMRAIRAGAVLLAVVAFPVAASAQSPAHLKLAREAVDVSGAARTFDRVMGVIFQQTYTTFAQTNPDLSQELAGVMQALIPEFDKRKEEIADIVAQAYAAKFSEAELKELLAFYNSPIGRKVNSELANIMQDAFNKTQQWSGQVSQQLVDRVKAEMKKKGHNI is encoded by the coding sequence ATGATTTCCGTTGCCATGCGCGCCATCCGGGCGGGCGCAGTTTTGCTCGCCGTCGTTGCATTCCCGGTTGCCGCGAGCGCCCAGTCGCCTGCGCACCTGAAACTTGCGCGCGAGGCGGTCGATGTTTCCGGCGCGGCCCGGACCTTTGACCGCGTGATGGGTGTGATCTTCCAGCAGACCTACACCACCTTCGCGCAGACCAACCCGGATCTCTCGCAGGAGCTGGCCGGTGTCATGCAGGCGCTGATTCCGGAATTCGACAAGCGCAAGGAAGAAATCGCCGACATCGTCGCGCAGGCCTACGCCGCCAAGTTCAGCGAGGCCGAGCTGAAGGAATTGCTCGCCTTCTATAACTCGCCAATCGGCCGCAAGGTGAACAGCGAACTGGCCAACATCATGCAGGACGCATTCAACAAGACGCAGCAGTGGAGCGGGCAGGTTTCGCAACAGCTCGTCGACCGCGTGAAGGCGGAAATGAAGAAGAAGGGCCACAATATCTGA
- the gph gene encoding phosphoglycolate phosphatase (PGP is an essential enzyme in the glycolate salvage pathway in higher organisms (photorespiration in plants). Phosphoglycolate results from the oxidase activity of RubisCO in the Calvin cycle when concentrations of carbon dioxide are low relative to oxygen. This enzyme is a member of the Haloacid Dehalogenase (HAD) superfamily of aspartate-nucleophile hydrolase enzymes (PF00702).), translated as MPRPTIAFDLDGTLVDTAPDLLRALEAALQSEGLHAPDDEQARNFIGGGARAMIERALAAHRINFGKEKVDEMFRVFLLHYEAHIADNSKPFPGVAAALAKVAETGAILAVCTNKPEKYAIKLLDALSLRAPFAYVAGGDTFAYRKPDPRHLLDAIERAGGNPDHALLVGDSETDVITARAAEIPMIAVSFGYTDIPPAALGADVLIHKYEELPGAVAAILAHPRLA; from the coding sequence ATGCCGCGCCCCACCATTGCCTTCGATCTCGACGGAACGCTGGTCGATACCGCGCCGGATCTTCTGCGCGCACTCGAAGCCGCGTTGCAATCCGAAGGACTGCACGCGCCGGACGATGAACAGGCGCGCAACTTCATTGGCGGCGGCGCGCGGGCGATGATCGAGCGGGCGCTGGCCGCGCATCGCATCAACTTCGGAAAGGAAAAAGTGGACGAGATGTTCCGCGTTTTCCTGCTCCACTACGAAGCGCATATCGCGGACAATTCGAAGCCGTTTCCCGGCGTGGCAGCGGCGCTCGCGAAGGTCGCTGAGACCGGCGCTATCCTCGCCGTCTGCACCAACAAGCCGGAAAAGTATGCGATCAAGCTGCTCGACGCGCTCTCGCTGCGTGCGCCCTTCGCCTATGTCGCGGGCGGCGATACCTTTGCATACCGCAAGCCCGACCCGCGCCACCTGCTGGACGCCATCGAGCGCGCAGGCGGCAACCCCGATCATGCGCTCCTCGTCGGAGACTCCGAGACAGACGTAATCACGGCGCGGGCCGCCGAAATCCCGATGATCGCGGTGTCGTTCGGCTATACCGATATTCCGCCGGCGGCGTTGGGAGCCGACGTGCTGATCCATAAATACGAGGAATTGCCGGGAGCGGTGGCGGCTATTTTGGCGCATCCGCGCCTTGCTTGA
- the rpiA gene encoding ribose-5-phosphate isomerase RpiA, protein MDQNALKREAAKRALDFVKPGMKLGLGTGSTAAIFVDLLAEKVKAGFETVGVPTSEATRAQAERLGVPLATLDEIPELDLTIDGADELDAALTLIKGGGGALLREKIVASASRDMIVIADETKAVETLGRFPLPIEVIDFGLKATMLAITAVAKAAGCAGELKVRKKADGHVFVTDQGHLIVDAGFGRIPDAQSLARGLAQIPGVVEHGLFIGLARRAILAGSGGVRIVERP, encoded by the coding sequence ATGGATCAGAATGCGCTGAAGCGCGAGGCGGCGAAGCGCGCCCTCGATTTCGTAAAACCCGGCATGAAGCTCGGTCTCGGCACCGGCTCCACCGCGGCGATCTTCGTCGATCTTCTGGCGGAGAAGGTGAAGGCGGGCTTCGAGACGGTAGGCGTGCCGACCTCGGAGGCGACCCGCGCGCAGGCGGAGCGGCTCGGCGTGCCGCTCGCGACCCTCGACGAAATTCCCGAACTGGACCTGACCATCGACGGCGCCGACGAACTCGATGCCGCGCTCACCCTCATCAAGGGTGGCGGCGGCGCGCTCCTCCGCGAAAAAATCGTCGCATCCGCGTCACGTGACATGATCGTGATCGCGGATGAGACCAAAGCGGTAGAAACGTTGGGCCGTTTTCCGCTGCCCATCGAGGTCATCGACTTCGGCCTCAAGGCCACCATGCTTGCCATTACCGCAGTAGCGAAGGCGGCCGGTTGCGCCGGGGAACTGAAAGTCCGCAAAAAAGCCGATGGCCATGTTTTCGTCACGGATCAGGGACACCTGATCGTGGACGCCGGTTTCGGACGAATCCCGGACGCGCAATCCCTTGCGCGGGGGCTTGCGCAAATACCCGGCGTCGTGGAACACGGCCTGTTCATAGGGCTTGCCCGCCGTGCAATCCTCGCTGGAAGCGGGGGCGTGCGCATCGTGGAGCGGCCCTGA
- a CDS encoding L,D-transpeptidase, with the protein MRFKFAVFALLAIFILPASAQVDMRDPVTGQWISGRKNQNIAPPRSGGFLSIFGGTTSIDTKYAPGSIVIITKKRKLYYVTAPGSAIEYNIGVGRVGFTWSGTHRVSAKKEWPTWTPPAQMHARQRGLPKQMKGGPDNPLGARAIYLGSTLYRIHGSNDPDSIGQADSSGCFRMHNEDVIDLYSRVAIGATVYVIN; encoded by the coding sequence ATGCGCTTCAAGTTTGCCGTTTTTGCCTTGCTGGCGATTTTCATTCTGCCGGCTTCCGCGCAGGTCGACATGCGCGACCCGGTCACGGGCCAGTGGATTTCCGGCCGCAAGAACCAGAACATCGCACCGCCACGCAGTGGCGGCTTCCTCTCGATCTTCGGCGGCACGACCTCGATCGACACGAAGTATGCGCCCGGCAGCATCGTAATCATCACGAAGAAGCGCAAACTCTATTACGTGACCGCACCCGGCAGCGCGATCGAATACAACATCGGCGTCGGCCGCGTCGGCTTCACCTGGTCCGGGACGCATCGCGTATCCGCGAAGAAGGAATGGCCGACCTGGACGCCGCCGGCGCAGATGCATGCGCGCCAGCGGGGCCTGCCGAAACAGATGAAAGGCGGACCGGACAATCCGCTCGGCGCGCGCGCTATCTATCTCGGCTCGACGCTCTATCGCATCCACGGCTCGAACGATCCGGATTCGATCGGTCAGGCGGACTCCTCCGGCTGCTTCCGCATGCACAACGAGGACGTGATCGACCTCTACAGCCGCGTCGCCATCGGCGCGACGGTTTACGTCATCAACTGA
- the gor gene encoding glutathione-disulfide reductase, translating into MDFDYDLFVIGGGSGGVRAARIAATHGAKVAIAEEYRMGGTCVIRGCVPKKLLVYASRFAHEFEDAAGFGWTVEGAKFDWPTLIANKDKEIARLEAAYRKNVGGAGAEIIDSRAVVEDAHTVRLLKTGAALRARYIIVATGGHPTTLDIPGKELAITSNEAFHLEELPRRIVIQGGGYIAVEFACLFSALGSKVTLVHRGNEILRGFDDDVRAHLRSEMVARGIDVRLNETIRKIEEHKTHRCAFLSDGAAIEADQVMLAVGRAPNTNNLGLEAAGVKLSAAGAVAVDENSRTNVPSIYAIGDVTARVALTPVAIREGHAVADTLFGNNPWHLDYRNIPSAVFSEPEIGTVGMSETSARAAGVAIDIYRTRFKPMKATLSGRDTAILMKLVVEQKTEKVLGVHVVGEGAAEMVQMAAIAVKMGATKRDFDNTVALHPTASEELVTLRNKIKN; encoded by the coding sequence GTGGATTTCGACTACGACCTGTTTGTAATTGGTGGCGGTTCGGGCGGTGTGCGCGCCGCGCGCATTGCCGCGACCCACGGCGCGAAGGTCGCCATCGCCGAGGAATACCGCATGGGCGGCACCTGCGTGATCCGCGGCTGCGTGCCGAAGAAACTCCTCGTCTATGCCAGCCGCTTCGCCCACGAATTCGAGGATGCCGCGGGCTTCGGCTGGACCGTGGAGGGCGCGAAGTTCGACTGGCCCACGCTGATCGCGAACAAGGACAAGGAAATCGCGCGCCTCGAAGCAGCCTACCGCAAGAATGTGGGCGGCGCGGGCGCGGAGATCATCGACAGCCGCGCGGTGGTCGAGGATGCGCATACGGTACGCCTCCTGAAAACCGGCGCTGCGCTTCGCGCACGCTACATCATCGTTGCGACCGGCGGGCATCCCACCACGCTCGACATTCCGGGCAAGGAACTGGCGATCACCTCGAACGAGGCGTTTCACCTCGAAGAACTGCCGCGCCGGATCGTGATTCAGGGCGGCGGCTATATCGCCGTGGAATTCGCGTGCCTGTTCTCGGCGCTGGGAAGCAAGGTGACGCTGGTTCACCGGGGCAACGAAATCCTGCGCGGCTTCGACGACGATGTGCGCGCGCATTTGCGCAGCGAGATGGTTGCGCGCGGGATCGATGTTCGCCTGAACGAGACGATCAGGAAAATCGAAGAACACAAGACGCATCGCTGCGCGTTTCTTTCCGACGGCGCGGCGATCGAAGCCGACCAGGTGATGCTTGCGGTCGGCCGTGCGCCGAATACGAACAACCTCGGTCTTGAAGCCGCGGGCGTGAAACTGAGCGCAGCCGGTGCTGTCGCAGTCGACGAGAACTCGCGCACGAATGTGCCTTCGATCTATGCCATCGGCGACGTTACCGCACGCGTCGCGCTCACGCCGGTTGCGATCCGCGAAGGCCACGCGGTCGCCGATACGCTGTTCGGCAACAACCCGTGGCATCTCGATTACCGCAACATACCGAGCGCGGTGTTCTCCGAACCGGAGATCGGCACCGTGGGCATGAGCGAGACGAGCGCGCGCGCCGCCGGGGTCGCCATCGACATCTACCGCACGCGCTTCAAGCCGATGAAGGCGACGCTATCGGGCCGCGACACCGCGATTTTGATGAAACTTGTCGTCGAGCAGAAAACCGAAAAGGTGCTCGGCGTGCATGTCGTCGGCGAAGGCGCGGCGGAAATGGTGCAGATGGCGGCAATCGCCGTGAAGATGGGCGCGACGAAACGCGATTTCGACAATACGGTCGCGCTGCATCCGACTGCGTCCGAAGAACTGGTGACGTTGCGTAACAAGATCAAGAATTGA
- a CDS encoding Tad domain-containing protein — MRLTKPFYVLKCKLEEFSESAKGNIAVIFALSLVPLVAAVGAAFDYSKANQLRSGMQSALDNSVLAGVREPSAEAKIALAQKFFQAQVSNLWGTAPTASFTFNPGTGILSGEANGASTTSFTAILGVQSIAVKVTSPAIASGNSSKVCILLADPVQSQSFLVNSGANLVAPDCEIHVHSKAMPAAIFNAGVTLNVKRICVKGDFVIKNGGGSLPLETSCDAVADPFVNALPKVTPGPCNYNNQVFNPGTVTINPGVYCGWTNFNGSGSLTLNPGLYIIKSGGMTFNSSWTVKGEGVTFYLVDQNATITFNGNVNAKLNAPATGTYANILFFEPPGLSNTNLPINGTSGSSFQGLMYLPSRDVIINSVSNVKTEKVTMVFSSLILNVMNWSVESSEKSISVGSGEGGVRLIR; from the coding sequence GTGCGTTTGACAAAACCGTTCTACGTTCTGAAGTGCAAGCTCGAAGAGTTCAGCGAAAGTGCAAAAGGAAATATCGCGGTAATCTTCGCGCTTTCTCTCGTGCCGCTCGTTGCAGCGGTCGGCGCGGCCTTCGATTATTCCAAGGCGAACCAGTTGCGGTCCGGTATGCAGTCTGCGCTGGACAACAGCGTACTTGCAGGCGTGCGGGAGCCTTCGGCCGAAGCGAAAATAGCGCTCGCGCAGAAATTCTTTCAGGCGCAGGTATCAAATCTATGGGGCACGGCACCCACTGCCAGCTTCACCTTCAATCCGGGCACCGGAATTCTGAGCGGCGAGGCGAATGGCGCGTCCACCACATCGTTCACCGCGATATTGGGAGTTCAATCCATCGCGGTGAAGGTAACTTCGCCGGCTATCGCATCCGGCAACAGCTCCAAGGTTTGTATCTTGCTCGCCGATCCGGTGCAGAGCCAATCGTTCCTGGTGAACTCGGGAGCGAATCTTGTCGCGCCGGATTGCGAAATTCATGTTCATTCGAAAGCAATGCCGGCGGCGATCTTCAATGCGGGCGTCACTCTGAACGTCAAGCGAATCTGCGTGAAGGGCGATTTCGTTATCAAGAACGGCGGCGGAAGCCTTCCGTTGGAAACCAGTTGCGACGCGGTCGCGGACCCCTTCGTCAACGCGTTGCCTAAGGTTACCCCCGGTCCGTGCAACTACAACAATCAGGTATTCAATCCCGGAACGGTGACGATCAATCCGGGCGTCTATTGCGGCTGGACGAACTTCAACGGCAGCGGATCGCTGACGCTGAATCCGGGCCTCTACATCATCAAGAGCGGCGGCATGACCTTCAATTCAAGCTGGACCGTCAAAGGCGAGGGCGTCACGTTCTATCTGGTCGATCAGAATGCGACGATCACCTTCAACGGCAACGTCAACGCCAAGCTCAACGCACCGGCAACCGGCACCTACGCCAACATCCTGTTCTTCGAGCCGCCCGGACTCTCCAATACCAACCTGCCGATCAACGGCACCAGCGGTTCCAGTTTTCAGGGCTTGATGTATCTCCCCAGCCGCGACGTCATCATCAACTCGGTTTCCAACGTGAAAACCGAAAAGGTCACGATGGTGTTTTCGTCGTTGATTCTGAATGTGATGAACTGGAGCGTCGAAAGCTCCGAGAAGAGCATCAGTGTGGGAAGCGGCGAAGGCGGCGTAAGGCTGATAAGGTAG